From the Desulfuromonas thiophila genome, the window CGCCGCTGCTGCATTTGCTGGAACAGCCGCTGTCACGCCCGGAATTGCTTCAGCGGCTGGCGGCCACGGCCGGGTATTATGTACCGGCGCTGCCGCCGGCGGTCGCGGTGGAACGCCAGTGGCTGACCGATCTCGATGCCAGCGATTGTCGCAGCCATATCCGCACGACGCATACCGCCTTTGGTGACATGCATCTGGTCGAGGTTTCGCGTGGTTGCGCGCGGGGCTGCCGTTTTTGTGCCACTGGTTTTGTCTATCTGCCGGCCCGGGCCAAGTCGCCGCAACGGGTCTGCGCCCAGGCACAGGAGGCGCTGGAGCAGGATCGCTGTATCGGACTGGTCGGCGCCTCGGTTTCCGATTATCCCCAACTGGCCGAGCTGACCGGCAGCATCGGTGCGGCCGGCGGGCGTTATTCCCTGGCCAGTCTCCGCATCGACAGCCTTGATGTGGCGCAGGTGCGTCATCTTAAGGACAGTGGCCAGAAAACCCTGGCCCTGGCGCCCGAAGCCGGCAGCCAGCGTCTGCGCGATGTGATCAACAAGCATTTGAGCGAAGAACAGATTCTTGCGGCCGTTGCCCTGCTGGCGCGGGAGGGAATCGAAAATCTCAAACTGTATTTTCTGATTGGCCTGCCAACGGAGACGGCGGCCGATATCGAGGAGATGATTGCTCTGCTGCAGCGTGTTTGCGCCCTGTGGCAACAGCTGCAGCGCCCGCGCGGTCATCTTGGCACCATCATCCTGTCGGTCAACCCCTTCGTGCCCAAGGCACAGACGCCGTTTCAATGGCATGCCATGATGACGCCGGCCCAGCTTAAAAAGCAGCTGGAACCCTTGCGGCGCTTTGTCGGTCGCCAGGCCAACCTGCAGTTGCAGGTTGAATCGCTGCGCGCTGCCGAATTGCAGGCCTTTTTGTCCCGTGCCGATCAGGGGGGGGCGGCGGCCATTGTCGATCTGGCGGCGGGGACCAATCTCAAAACCGCCTGTCGCACCCATGCCATCGATCTGACCGCGCTGCTCTACCAGAATCGCGCCTACGATGACCCCCTGCCGTGGGACCGGATCGCCAGCGGGGTGCGCAAGGACTATCTGTGGCGGGAATATCAGTACGCCCTGGCTGGTCAGTCGTCGCCGACCTGTTTCGACGGTTGCCAGGGTTGCGGTGTCTGTGCTGTCCCGTCTTCACGTTCCCGTTAAGGAGGAATCCTCATGAAACAGTCGCTCGGAGCCAAGCCCATTGCCTACCCGACCCCGGTGTTTCTGGTCGGCAGCTACGATGCCGATGGCCGCGCCAACATGATGAATGCCGCCTGGGGCGGTATCTGCTGTTCAGTGCCACCCTGCGTCATGGTGGCCATCCGCGAGGAACGCCACAGCTATCAGGCCATCATCGACCGCAAGGCCTTTACCATCAATATCCCGTCGCGCGAGCTGGTGGTCGAGGCCGACTACTTCGGCATTGCTTCCGGTCGCAACCAGGACAAGCTGGCTGTCGCGGGCTTGACGGTGGAGCGGTCGGAGTTGGTCGATGCACCGCTGCTCTGTGCCGCACCGCTGGTGCTGGAATGCCGGCTGCTGTCAACGCAGCAACTGGGCAGTCACAGTCTGTTTGTTGGCGAGATCTGCGATGTCAAGGTGGAGTCGTCCTGCCTTGATCGTGCCGGCTTGCCGGATGCCCGCAAGATCGATCCGCTGGTGTTCGCGCCGGGCAACAGTGCCTATTTCGCTCTGGGTGACTGTGTGGCTCAGGCGTTTGCAGCTGGCAAGAAGCTAATGCCCTAGGCGCATGACCGCACAGTGCCGGGCAAAAGCCGGACTGGGACGGACTGAGCTGGGACACAGGATAACCAAAGGCTGGCCCCCTCCAGACACCAACGCCCCCGCAAGCACGTTTGCGGGGGCGTTGGTGTTTTTTATTTGGGCTGGTGGTTAGAGCAGCAGCATCCGCCCGTCTGGAACCCGGCCGCCGACCTCGCCGATATGGCTGGCCTGGTCGCCGGCGGCCTGCAGGGCAGCGATCAGGGCGTCCAGGCGCTCGGCGGCAACGGCGATCAGCAGGCCACCGGAGGTTTGGGGGTCGCTGAGCAGATCGAGCAGGATCGGATCGGTCTGATGGCACTGCAGGCGTGCGCCATAATGCTGACGATTGCGATGACTGCCGGCCGGCACCAAGCCCATTTCAGCCATGGCACGGGCCTGGGAATAGCTGGGCAGCCGTTCGCCCTGCAAGCGCAGTTCAACCTGACTGGCCTGGGCCATTTCCAGGCCGTGGCCGAGCAGGCCGAAACCGGTGATATCGGTGCAGGCCCGTACGCCGACACGGAGCATGGCTTCGGCGGCGTAGCGGTTGAGGCGTGCCATGCCGGTCAGGGCGTCCTGCAGCTCGGCGGCAGTCAGAACCGCGCCCTTCAGGGCCGTGGTCAGCAGGCCAGTGCCGAGCGGTTTGGTGAGCACCAGCTGGTCGCCGGGCTGGCAGCCAAGGGTGGTGACGAGTCGATCGGGATGGGCGATGCCGGTCACGGCCAGGCCGTATTTGGGTTCCTCGTCCTCAATGGAGTGGCCGCCGACCAGTGTGGCGCCGGCCTCGTGGATCTTGTCGATACCACCGCGCAGAATACGCTCCAGCACCGCGCTGTCGAGACAGGCCGGGAAGGCCACCAGGTTCATGGCGGTCAGCGGCCGGCCACCCATGGCGAAGATATCGGACAGGGCGTTGGCGGCGGCGATGGCGCCGAACAGGTAAGGGTCGTCGACCACCGGGGTAAAGAAGTCGACCGATTGCAGCAGCACCAGCTCGTCGCTGAGGCGGTAGATTCCGGCGTCAGCGCAGGGGATGTCGCGCGAAAGCAGATTGGGGTCGTTGTTGTCGGGCAGCTGACTCAGAACCTGAGCCAGGGTCGCGGGACCGAGTTTGGCCGCTCAGCCGGCGCTGCGGGCCAGCCGGGTCAGGGCCGGGTGGGTGCCTGTCATGAGCTGTTTTCCTCCGTTGGTGCCAGGCTGGCTGGCGGCGTCAGGGCGGCGGCAGCGCTGGCGGGCAGATGCCAGGGTCGCCGGCTGTCGCCTTGCCGCAGGCAGAATTTGCGTTCGTCGAAATGCTCCAGCAGCGCCTGTACCGGTTTGCGCGCGCTGCCAAGCAGATCGCGGTACTGGGCCAGGGTCAGACTGTCGTGCTGGCGGAAATGGTCAAGCAGAACCGTCAGGGCCTGAAGGTAGCTGTCACGGTGAAAATAGGTGTCGTCGTTCAGGCGGATCAGCTCACCGCGGTAGAACAGATAACCGAGCAGAGCATCGGCCTCGTCATCACTGATGGCGGCCTGGGCCAGCATGTCACGCCGGCCGCTGGCCTGCACACCGGCCTGGCCGTAGACTTGCAGTAGCCGATCAAGCTGGCGCTGCTGGGCGGCCGAGGGCTGCGGCACAAAGTCTGGCAGTTGCACCCACTCGCCGCAGCGCTGCAGGCCGGCCTGGTACAGCAACTGGTCGAACGCCTTGAGGTTGAGGGCCGCTGGCAGGCTGGCCTTGAGAGGGGCGTGGCCCATGCCGGGCAGCAGTGGTTGCTGGCGGTGAAAGGTTTCGACCTGCTGGCGCAGTCGCTGGTGCCACAGCTGAACCGTGCTCTGGCTGGCCCACTGGTCGGCCAGAGCCACCACGGCACCGTTGTTTTGCAACTGCTGCAGCAGCAGGCCGATGCGTTCACGGCTCAGACCGCTGAGCTGCTCCAGATCCTTGACGCGGGCCACCTGCAGGTCGTTGAGTTTCTGCAGCACAAAGGTGCCCTCGCCCGATTCGAGTTCTTTCAGTGCCTGCAGCACCTGGGGGCGGAAGCGTTTGTGCTTGACCGGGCGGGGATCGATCACCAGACCGCCGCCGATGGTGGTCATGGGCGAGTAGGAGCGGATGATGAAGCGATCCTGGCGGTGGGCCACCAGCGGCCGGTCGAGATGAAACTGTACCAGGGCGCTTTCACCGGGCTTGAGTTCGTCGCGGTCGAGCAGGGCCACCAGGCCGACCACATGGGCGGTGCCGAGGTAAAAATGGACCGGATCACGGAAACGGACCGGACGCGGCGCCTCGGCCAGCAGGGTCAGGCGGGCATCCAGCCGGCTGGTCTGTTCGAACACCCCGGGCGTCGCAATCACGGCGCCGCGTTGCAGTTGCTCGCGTTCGAGGCCGGCCAGGTTGAGCGCGACGCGCTGGCCACAGAGGGCAACGGTCTGACGCTGACCATGGACCTGCACATCGCGGACGCGCACACGCTCGCCGGCAGGCAGTACCTCCACCAGGTCGCCGGTGGCGACCCGACCCGACAGCAGGGTGCCGGTAACCACGGTACCGAAGCCGGCGACACTGAAATGACGGTCGACGGGCAGGCGCATGGGGCCGTCGGCGTCGCGCGGCCGCAGTTCGGCGGCGCAGGCGGCCAGAGTGGCGCGCAGCTGCGGCAGTCCCTCACCGGTCAGGGCGCTGACGCGGCACAGGGGCGCCTTGGCCAGGAAGGTGCCGGACAGGGTTTCGCGGATTTCCTCCTCGACGATGTCGGCCCAGTCCGGTTCGACCAGATCCATCTTGGTCAGTACGATAATGCCGCGCTGAATCTGCAGCAGTTCCAGGATGTTGAGGTGTTCGCGGGTCTGCGGCATGACGCCTTCGTTGGCGTCGATCACCAGCATGACCAGATCAATGCCGCCGATACCGGCCAACATGTTGTTGATAAAGCGTTCGTGGCCGGGCACATCGATGACGCCGGCCTCGATGTCGCCGGGCAGACGGAAACAGGCAAAGCCCAGATCGATGGAGATGCCGCGCTGCTGTTCCTCCTTGAGGCGGTCGGTTTCCATGCCGGTGAGGGCGCGGATGAGCTGGGTCTTGCCGTGGTCGACATGGCCGGCGGTACCGATAATCAGATGGCGGATTGTGGCTGTGGTCATGAAACATCCGTTGGGGCGAAAGCGTTGGCGACGGTGGCCGATTGGAGGGCTTGACACAGGGCTTGCAGCAAGGCGGTTTCCTCGTCGACGGCGATGCAGCGCAGGTTGAGCAGCACGGCGGCGTCCTGCAGACGGCCAACCACCGCCGGAGTGCCGTCGCGCAGGCGGCGGGCCAGTTCGGCGGCGCTCTGCTGCAGCGGCTGCAGGGCCAGGGCGCAGCCGGGCAACTCGGTGAGGGGCAGGGCGCCGCCGCCGACGCAGGCACAGGCTTCCACCAGTTGCAGGCGGGCCTGGTCGGCTGGCAGGCTGCGCCGCAAACGGCGCAGAAAACGCTGGCTGCGCTGACGTAGCTGTTCGGCGGGCAGGTTGAGCATGCGCAGCACCGGAATGTCGTGCAGGGCCTGTTCGCGGTCGAGATAGGCGAACAGGGTGGCCTCCAGTGCCGCCAGGGTCAGCTTGTCGATACGCAGGGCGCGGGCCAGCGGATGATGGCGGATCTTGTCGATGGCCCAGCGCTTGCCGACAATCAGTCCGGCTTGCGGGCCACCGAGCAGCTTGTCGCCGCTGAAGGTCAGTACGTCGATGCCGGCCGCTACCGCCTCCTGCACCGTCGGCTCGCGCGGCAGGCCGAACGGCGACAGGTCGAGCAGCATGCCGCTGCCGAGATCCTCCATCACCGGAATACCGTGCTGCCGTCCGAGACCGACCAGTTCAGTCGCCTCGACAGACTGACTGAAGCCGACGATGCGGTAGTTGCTGGTATGGACCTTCAGCAGCAACCCGGTGTGCTCGCCGATGGCGCTCTGATAATCACGCAGATGGGTTTTGTTGGTGGTGCCTACCTCGCGCAGCCGCACACCGCCGGCTTCCATGACATCGGGAATCCGGAAGGCGCCGCCAATTTCAACCAGCTCGCCCCGCGACACCAGCGCCTCGCGGCCCTGGGCCAAGGCGGTCAGCGCCAGCAAAACGGCGCCGGCATTGTTGTTGACCACGGCGGCGGCCTCGGCGCCGGTGAGCTGACACAACAGCTGGTCGATATGGCTGTAGCGGTGGCCGCGTGTGCCGCTGGTCAGATCCAGCTCCAGATTGGAATAGCCCTTGGCCACCTCGGTGATGGCCTGCAGGGCCTGGGCGCTTAAGGGGGCCCGGCCGAGATTGGTGTGTAGCAGGGTGCCGCTGGCGTTGAGCACCCGTCGCAAGGATGGTCGGCAGCGCTGGTCGATCAGCCGCAGCAGCCGGTCAGCCAGTTCGTTATCGGTGGGCAGTGCGCCAGCTGCGGCGGTCAGCAGCTGGCGGCGCAGATCGGCGACCAGTTGCTGGGCAGCGCCCCGCTTGAGAACATGAGGAGCCGGATGGCTGGCGACAGCCGCCAGGCCAAGCAGCCGGTCGATGGCGGGCAGCTGGCGTAGCAACTGCTGACTGGATTCAGACATGGGACTCCCGCAACGCACCTTGCGGTGCATTTTTTTGACGGATATTGAAGGCGCCGTGAGCGGCAAATGTTTGCAATCCTTGGGGCGTCTGACGTATCTTGGACGCGCCCGTTACTATGCCTGCTGGCGCGCGGAAATGCAAGGCGTCCGGGGGTAGGGTGGGCTTGGTGCTGGCCAGGTGGGCGTCTGCCGAGGTGGGCGTGGTCATGAAGCCGGCTTTTCATGTTAAGGAACAAAGCCTATGGGAATGGAATCCGCGGAGCAGACGCCGGCCGTACTCGGTCAGGTGTATGATCGCCTGATCGGCTGTGTCGGCGAGGCGTTTTTTGCCGCCTTGCTGACGGAACTGGCACAGGCCGCCCGGGCCGATTACGCCTTTGTCGGGGAATTCTCCCCGACCGACCGGACCATGATTCAGACCGAGGCGGTTTATGCCGAAGGCCAGATCATCGACAATATCCTGTTCCCCCTGCAAAACACCCCCTGCGATGTCGTGCTGCGCGAGGGACTGTGTTATTACCCGCGCGATGTCATCAAACTTTTTCCTCTCGATCACCTTGCCATCCAGATGGAGGTCGACAGCTATATCGGCATTCCGCTGGTCAACTCGCATGGTCAGGTCATGGGGCCCCTGGCGGTGTTCAGCCGTAAACCGCTGGAAAATATCGGTCTGATCAAGACGGCCATGCGCATGTTCGCCCTGCGCGCCGCCGCCGAACTGGAACGGCTCAAGATCGAGCGCCAGCGGCAGGAGGAGCTGCATTTTCTGCAGAGTCTGCTGGATGCTCTGCCCAACCCGACCTTTTACAAGGATACGGCTGGCCGCTATCTCGGCTGCAACGAGGGCTATGCCCGCCTGATCGGCCGCCGCCGTGACGAGATTCTGTGCTGTCAGGCCCGTGAGCTGCATGCCAGCGAACGGGCCGAGGTGGCTGCCCGCGAGGACGCACGGGTATTTGCCAGCGGGCAGCCACGTACCTACGAAAGCACCCTCGATTGCAACGACGGCAGTCGCCGGCGGGTGCTGTTCAACAAGGCGCCCTTTTTTGACCGCCAGGGGCAGCTGGCCGGTCTGGTCGGTACCATTCAGGACATCACCCGCCTCAAGCAGATGGAAGCCGCCATTCAGACCCTGGTGGAAGGCACCCTGGGTTACACTGGCAGCGCCTGTTACCGGCGGGTGGCCGAACAGTTGTGCAGCTGGTTTGATGCCGACTGTGCCATTGTCGGCTGCCTGCGCAGCAGCGGCCAGATTCATTCGCTGGCCACGCGCCAGGATGGCGTTTTGCTGGGTGAGTACGATTTCGACCCGACCAATACCCCCTGTCAGCATGTGATGCGTGAGGGCATGTTCATGGTCAGCGAGGGATTGCTGCAACGCTTCCCCCACACGCCGCTGGTGGTCAACCTGCAGGCTCAGGGTTATGTCGGAGCCCCGGTGCGCGGCCGCGACGGCAAGGTGATCGGCGTGTTGAGTGTGCTGTCGCGCAAGCGCATCGAAACGCTGGAACGGGCCGAGGACGTGCTGGCCATCATGGCGGCACGGGTCAGCGCCGAAATCGAGCGCGAGCGCTCGGAACAGCAGCTGCAAGAGAATCGCAACCATCTCGAATATCTGGTCTATCACGACGCCCTGACCGAGCTGCCCAACCGTCAGCTGTTCCGCGACCGGCTGCAGCACGCCATCTCCATGGCCCGCCTGGCCCAGCACCGCGTCGGTGTGCTGTTTCTCGATATCGACCGTTTCAAGAAGATCAACGACAGCCTGGGCCACGAAACCGGCGACCGGGTGCTGTGCGAGGTGTCCCGCCGGCTGCTGCTCTGTGCCCGTGATGCCGACACGGTGGCGCGCCTGTCGGGCGACGAGTTCGCCCTGATCATCGACCAGATCGTACACGATGAGAACGTCATTCTGGTGGCTCAGGAGGTCAGCCGCGCCCTGGCCCTGCCGATTGAGGTGGACGATTTCCGGTTGTTTGTCACCGCCAGTATCGGCATCAGCATGTATCCGCAGGACGGCCGCGATGTGGTGTCGCTGCTCAAGGCCGCCGATGCCGCCATGTTCCAGGCCAAGGAACTTGGCCGTGATACCTACCGTTTCTACACCCCGGGCCTCAACGAGCGGGCCAGCACCCTGCTGTTGATGGAAGGGGCGCTGCGTCAGGCGGTTGACCAGAACAACCTGGTGGTTTACTACCAGCCGCAGGTGGAGCTGACCAGCGGTCGCGTGGTCGGCGTCGAGGCGCTGCTGCGCTGGCGGCATCCGCAGCAGGGCATGATTTCGCCGGCGGAGTTCATCCCCCTGGCCGAGGAAACCGGCCTGATCGTTTCCATCGGGGAATGGGCCCTGCTGCAGGCCTGCCGGCAGGGCTGTCTGTGGCACCAGACGGGTTATGCGCCGTTGCGGGTGGCGGTCAATATCTCGGCACGCCAGTTCCGCCAGAGCGATCTGGTGGCCATGGTCCGCCGGGTGCTGCGGGAAACCGGCTTCGATGGTCGCCACCTGGAACTGGAACTGACCGAAAGCCTGCTGATGGACGATGTCGATGGCGCCATCGCCACCATGACCCAGCTCAGCCAGCTGGGCGTGCGGCTGTCCATCGACGATTTCGGCACCGGCTATTCCTCGCTGGCCTACCTCAAACGGTTCCCCATCAATTATCTCAAGATCGACCGCTCCTTTGTCCGCGATATCATGGACGACCCGAATGACGCGGCCATTGCCGCCACCATTATCGACCTGGCTCGCAACATGAATCTGCATGTTATTGCCGAAGGTATTGAACTGGAGGCGCAGCGTGTCTTTTTGCAGCAAAAAGGTTGTCGCTACGGCAAGGGCTACCTGTTCAGTCAGCCCTTGCCGGCCGATCAGTTGACACTGCTGCTGGCCCGCCAGCCCGCTGAGCGGCCCTGAAAGGATTGGCCATGGACGATCTGCAGCAGGCCCTGCTGGCCGAATTCCTGGCGGAGAACGCCGAGGCGCTGCGGCATATCGAAACCGGCCTGCTGCAGCTCGAACGTCAGCCGCGTCAGCAGGCCGTGCTGCATGAGGTGTTCCGTGCCATGCACACGGTCAAGGGCAACTGTCAGATGCTTGGTTTTGCGGCGCTGCAGCAGGTGGCGCATGGTGCCGAAACGGTCCTCGAAGCGGTGCGCGACGGTCAGCGGCAGGCCGAAACCTCTCTGTTCAGTCTGCTGCTCGAAGGTGTCGATCTGCTGCGCCAGGGGCTTTCGGCCATTGCCGGGCAGGGGCCGGAACCCGACGGCCAACCCTGGCTGCAGCGGCTGGCGCAAACGGAAACAGCGCCTTCATCTGCTGGCTGTGGCGGTTCGCCAGCGCCGGCGCTGGCGCCGGCCGAGCCGCTGGAGGAGGGTTTTGTCCGCCTGCCGGTACGTCAGCTGGATGATTTTCTCAATACCCTAAGTGGTATCAGCGCTGAACTGGGGCTGTTACGCCAGCGCTGCGCCGGTTCGCAGGCTGTGCTGGCGACGGCGCTGGAAGAAGCCGGCGAGCGCATCCTGCGGCTGCAAGACGAGGTCTTGTCGTGCCGTCTTGAACCCATCGGTCAGATCTGGCAGCCCTATCAGCGTCTGGTGCGCGATCTGGCGCTGCAGACCGGCAAACGGGTGCTGCTGACTCTGGAGGGTGAACAGACCCGGGTGGATCGGGCCATTCTGATGGCGCTGAAGGACCCTCTCGGCCATCTGTTGCGCAACGCGGTCGATCATGGGCTGGAAACGCCGGCCGAGCGGCAGGCGGCCGGCAAGCCGGTGGTGGGGCAGCTGCAGCTGCAGGCCTGGCACGAGCAGGGCCAGGTGGTGGTGGAACTGCGCGACGATGGCTGCGGCCTTGATCTGGCGAAGATTCGTGCCACGGCCCAGCAGCGGCGATTGCTGGAACCGGAGGCTCTGGCACGGCTGGACGAAGCCGCCTTGCAGCAGCTCATCTTTTTGCCGGGCTTCTCCACTCGCGAAGTGGTCAGTACCCTGTCGGGCCGGGGCGCTGGTCTGGATGTGGTGAAAACGGCACTGGAGCAGGTGGGCGGGCAGGTGCTGGTCGAGAGTCAGGCCGGGCAGGGTTGCTGCTTTCGGCTGCTGTTCCCGCGCACCATGGCCCTGGTAGCGACCCTGCTGGTGCGGGTGGCATCGACACTCTATGCCCTGCCTCAGGCCCAGGTGGTCGAGGTGCTGTCGCTGGATGGTCCACAGGCCCGTCGCCAGTGGCGCAGTCAGCTGGGGCGGCCAGCGCTGAACTATCGCCAGCAGTGTCTCGAACTCTGCTCGCTGGCTGCTGGCGGCGGTGTGGCCGTGCCGGCTGAGGGGCGGACGGAACTGGTGGTGGTGCAGCTGGGGGCGGAGCGGCTGGCTGTGCAGGTGGATCAGGTACTGGGGAGCGAGCAGCTGGTTATCAAGCCCCTTCATCGGTTGCTGCGGGGGATCACGCGGCTGTCTGGCAGTGCGGTGCTGGCCGATGGCCGTATTGTCTTTTTGCTTGATCTGGCGGTGGTGCGACGTCAGGCCCGCGCGGCTACGACCACCTGATTGCGGCCCTGGCGCTTGGCCTGGTAGAGGGCGCGGTCGGCCTGTTCCAGCAGCTGTTCGATGCTGGGACACAGCGTCCCGTCCACCTGAGCGACTCCGATACTGACCTGCAGCGCTACAGGCTGCTGGTCAAGCAGAACGGGATGACGGGGCAGCAGATGGCACAGCCGCTCGGCCAGCTCACGGGCCCCGCTCAGGTCGGTTTCCGGCAGCAGGGCGGCAAACTCCTCGCCACCGATGCGGGCAAAGATATCCTCCTGGCGGAACTGGGCCTGAAACAGCCGCACCAGATGGCGCAGGGCGCGATCACCGGCGATGTGACCAAAGCGGTCGTTCACCTGCTTGAAATGGTCGATATCGAACAGCAGCAGGGAAAAGGGCCGCTCGTGGCGGCGCCAGCGGTGCCGTTCCAGCTCGGCCATCTTCAGCAGATAGCGGCGGTTGAAGGCGCCGGTGAGGAAGTCGCTGTTGGAGCTGGCTTCGAGTTCGCGGTAGGCCAGCGACAGGCGCAGCAGGTTGCTGACACGGGCTTGCACAATCACCGGATTGAAGGGTTTTTTGATGTAGTCAAGGGCCCCCAGCCGCAGACCCTGGGCCTCCTCCTCTTCGCGGCACAGGGCCGTGACGAAGAGGATCGGAATCTGTCGGTCCGTACCCCTGTCGTGCAGCTGCGGGAAGAGCTCGAAGCCGTTGGTGTCCGGCAGCAGGATGTCGAGCAGGATCAGATCGACGGCCAGGGTCTGGATAATATCAAGGGCCTCGGCGCCGCTGGTGGCGAAACACAGGCGGGCCGTGCCCTGGAGGATCTGCGCCAAACTGTGGATGTTCGCCGGTTCGTCCTCGACGATCAGAATGGTGGGGCGATCGGTGCAGGCCATATCAGAGCCTCCTTTCGCTGTGCAGCCAATGCCGCAGCTGGCGGCTTGCGGTGGCAAAATCCAGCCGCAGCAATGCCGCTTCAACCGTGGCGGCTTCGTTCAGCCAGGCTTCTGGCAGGTTGGGCCGCAGGCGCTGCCACAGGGGCAGGGCAGCCAGGTCGCGCTGCTCCAGCAGGCTGAGCAAAGCCGCCAGATCGTTGTCGCAGGCAGCGGGCTTGGCGGGAGGCTGTGCGGCTGGTGCCTGTACCGGGCAATCCTGCATCAGCCGATGCACGCGGCGGAGCTGGCGCCGAACCTCCTGCCAGTCCGTTTGGGTCAACCTTGGCTGTGTTTCCAGTTGGGCGATCCGTTGGGGCAGCGCCGTGGCTCCCAGGGTGGCGCTGGTGCCCTTGAGGCTGTGAAGCCAGGCCCGCTGGGCGGCCAGGGGTTGGCATTGCAGCTGCGGCCAGTCGATGGCGTCATCCGCATGACTTTGCAGAAAGTGCGCGATCATCTGCTGTAGCAGCCCGGCATCGTTGCCGAACCGTTGAATGGCGGCGGCTGGATTCCACAGCGGCTCGGCCGCTTCAGGCGATGCTGTGGCGACAGGCTGGGGTGCGCTGGTGGCGCGCCCCAGCAGCTGCTGTATTCGTTGCAGCAGTTGTTCGGCGTCGAAGGGCTTGGCCAGATGCTCATTCATGCCGGCGGCCAGGCAGCGGTGCCGCTCCTCGGCCATGGCGTGGGCGGTCAGGGCAAGGATCGGGCCGCGATAGTTGTAGGGCGCGGCCCGTAACGCCCGGCTGGTGGCGTAGCCGTCGAGACCGGGCATCTGGATGTCCATCAGAATCAGATCGGTGGCGGCGCGGCTGGTTTCAGGGCGCAGCCGTTCAAGGGTCTGATAACCGTCGTTGACCAGTTCTACCTCGGCACCGAAGCGCTGCAGCAGCCGCTGGACGATTTCGCGGTTGACGGCGTTGTCTTCAACGACCATCACCCGTACGCCTTGCAGGGGCAGGGCCTCGTTGGTTGCCCTTGGTTTCCCGGCTGCCGCCGACTCGGCCAGGGCCACTGTTTCCAGCGGCAGATGCAGGCAGAAGCAGCTGCCCTCGCCTTTGCGGCTGGAGACACTCAGCTGGCCACCGAGCAGCCGGCTGAGGCGCTCGCTGATGACCAGGCCCAGGCCGGTACCGCCGTAGTGCCGGCTGGTAGAACTGTCAGCCTGGCTGAAGGGCTGAAACAGGCGGGATTGCTCCTCGGTGGACAGGCCGATGCCGGTATCGCGGACGGAAAACTGGAGCTCGGCGCTGGCGCCGGGCAAAAGGGCGACGGCCATGACGACCGTGCCCGCGGAGGTGAACTTCACCGCGTTGCTGACCAGATTGATGAGGATCTGCTGCAGCCGCAGCGGATCGGTGCGGATGCCGGCTGGTATTTCGGGCGGACAATGCCAGCTCAGCTGCAACCCCTTCTCCTGTGCCTGATCGACGAACAGCGCCACTACCTGGTGCAGCAGGGCGCGCAGATCGCAGTCCTGCCGCTCGACCTGCATCATGCCGGCCTCGATCTTGGAAAAATCCAGCACATCGTTGATTACCGCCAGCAGCAGTTGTCCTGCCTGTTCAATTTTCGCCAGACTGTCGTGCAGCCTGACGGCATCGTTTTCATCGCGGGCCAGTCGCGACAGACCGAGAATGGCGTTGAGGGGGGTGCGGATTTCGTGGCTGATGTTGGCCAGAAACAGACTCTTGGCGGCATTGGCCCGCTCGGCCTCCTGCCGCGCGGCCGTGGCCTGTCGGCGCTGCTGTTCCAGCGCCGCCGCCTGTTGGCGCAGTTGCTGTTCACGTTCGAAGGCGCTGCTGATGTTCTCAATGGCGATCAGGCAGTGGCGCGCGCCGCTTTGGCCGGGCAGAGCGAGGATACGGATCAGCTGTTGCAGCGGCTGGCGCTG encodes:
- a CDS encoding putative bifunctional diguanylate cyclase/phosphodiesterase, with product MGMESAEQTPAVLGQVYDRLIGCVGEAFFAALLTELAQAARADYAFVGEFSPTDRTMIQTEAVYAEGQIIDNILFPLQNTPCDVVLREGLCYYPRDVIKLFPLDHLAIQMEVDSYIGIPLVNSHGQVMGPLAVFSRKPLENIGLIKTAMRMFALRAAAELERLKIERQRQEELHFLQSLLDALPNPTFYKDTAGRYLGCNEGYARLIGRRRDEILCCQARELHASERAEVAAREDARVFASGQPRTYESTLDCNDGSRRRVLFNKAPFFDRQGQLAGLVGTIQDITRLKQMEAAIQTLVEGTLGYTGSACYRRVAEQLCSWFDADCAIVGCLRSSGQIHSLATRQDGVLLGEYDFDPTNTPCQHVMREGMFMVSEGLLQRFPHTPLVVNLQAQGYVGAPVRGRDGKVIGVLSVLSRKRIETLERAEDVLAIMAARVSAEIERERSEQQLQENRNHLEYLVYHDALTELPNRQLFRDRLQHAISMARLAQHRVGVLFLDIDRFKKINDSLGHETGDRVLCEVSRRLLLCARDADTVARLSGDEFALIIDQIVHDENVILVAQEVSRALALPIEVDDFRLFVTASIGISMYPQDGRDVVSLLKAADAAMFQAKELGRDTYRFYTPGLNERASTLLLMEGALRQAVDQNNLVVYYQPQVELTSGRVVGVEALLRWRHPQQGMISPAEFIPLAEETGLIVSIGEWALLQACRQGCLWHQTGYAPLRVAVNISARQFRQSDLVAMVRRVLRETGFDGRHLELELTESLLMDDVDGAIATMTQLSQLGVRLSIDDFGTGYSSLAYLKRFPINYLKIDRSFVRDIMDDPNDAAIAATIIDLARNMNLHVIAEGIELEAQRVFLQQKGCRYGKGYLFSQPLPADQLTLLLARQPAERP
- a CDS encoding GGDEF domain-containing response regulator — translated: MACTDRPTILIVEDEPANIHSLAQILQGTARLCFATSGAEALDIIQTLAVDLILLDILLPDTNGFELFPQLHDRGTDRQIPILFVTALCREEEEAQGLRLGALDYIKKPFNPVIVQARVSNLLRLSLAYRELEASSNSDFLTGAFNRRYLLKMAELERHRWRRHERPFSLLLFDIDHFKQVNDRFGHIAGDRALRHLVRLFQAQFRQEDIFARIGGEEFAALLPETDLSGARELAERLCHLLPRHPVLLDQQPVALQVSIGVAQVDGTLCPSIEQLLEQADRALYQAKRQGRNQVVVAARA
- a CDS encoding chemotaxis protein CheA, with the translated sequence MDDLQQALLAEFLAENAEALRHIETGLLQLERQPRQQAVLHEVFRAMHTVKGNCQMLGFAALQQVAHGAETVLEAVRDGQRQAETSLFSLLLEGVDLLRQGLSAIAGQGPEPDGQPWLQRLAQTETAPSSAGCGGSPAPALAPAEPLEEGFVRLPVRQLDDFLNTLSGISAELGLLRQRCAGSQAVLATALEEAGERILRLQDEVLSCRLEPIGQIWQPYQRLVRDLALQTGKRVLLTLEGEQTRVDRAILMALKDPLGHLLRNAVDHGLETPAERQAAGKPVVGQLQLQAWHEQGQVVVELRDDGCGLDLAKIRATAQQRRLLEPEALARLDEAALQQLIFLPGFSTREVVSTLSGRGAGLDVVKTALEQVGGQVLVESQAGQGCCFRLLFPRTMALVATLLVRVASTLYALPQAQVVEVLSLDGPQARRQWRSQLGRPALNYRQQCLELCSLAAGGGVAVPAEGRTELVVVQLGAERLAVQVDQVLGSEQLVIKPLHRLLRGITRLSGSAVLADGRIVFLLDLAVVRRQARAATTT
- the selA gene encoding L-seryl-tRNA(Sec) selenium transferase, which gives rise to MSESSQQLLRQLPAIDRLLGLAAVASHPAPHVLKRGAAQQLVADLRRQLLTAAAGALPTDNELADRLLRLIDQRCRPSLRRVLNASGTLLHTNLGRAPLSAQALQAITEVAKGYSNLELDLTSGTRGHRYSHIDQLLCQLTGAEAAAVVNNNAGAVLLALTALAQGREALVSRGELVEIGGAFRIPDVMEAGGVRLREVGTTNKTHLRDYQSAIGEHTGLLLKVHTSNYRIVGFSQSVEATELVGLGRQHGIPVMEDLGSGMLLDLSPFGLPREPTVQEAVAAGIDVLTFSGDKLLGGPQAGLIVGKRWAIDKIRHHPLARALRIDKLTLAALEATLFAYLDREQALHDIPVLRMLNLPAEQLRQRSQRFLRRLRRSLPADQARLQLVEACACVGGGALPLTELPGCALALQPLQQSAAELARRLRDGTPAVVGRLQDAAVLLNLRCIAVDEETALLQALCQALQSATVANAFAPTDVS